The DNA window GGCATGAAGTTCGGAGGATATGCGGAATATATCTGCTTACCAGAAAAAGGGACAATAGCCATAAAGCCAGAGAATGTAACATATGAAGAAGCCGCTTCAATTTCTTTTGGCGGCACAACGGCTTTGCATTTTTTTAGAAAAGGAAAAATGCAACCAGGGCAAAAAGTACTTATCTATGGCGCTTCAGGTGCCGTAGGAACTGCCGCTGTACAGCTTGCTAGCTATTACGGAGCCGAAGTGACAGGCGTGTGCAGTGCTGAAAATAGCGAACTAGTAAAGTCTTTAGGAGCAGATCACGTCATCAATTATAAAAACGAAGATTTTACTAAAAGAAAAGAAAGGTACGATCTTATTTTTGATGCCGTTGGAAAACTCACAAAAAACCACTGCAAAGAAGCGTTAGCTCTAAATGGACGGTTTGTTTCGGTCGAAGGGCAAGGAATTGCCAAAGTTCAGACGGAAGATTTATTTTTTCTTAAAAAGCTGATGGAAGAAGGCCAGATCAAATCAGTGATTGATAGACGCTACTCTTTAGAACAAGTTCCAGCAGCTCATGAATATGTAGAAACCGGACATAAAATAGGGAATGTAGTTGTTACGTTAAAAAATTAAAAAAGAGAATCCCTATAAAAGATTCTCTTTTTTTACGATGTTAAATTTTACTCTCCGCCTTTAATCCAAAGTTCAAGCGGAAGTCCTACAAGGTTCTTTCCAATCCATTCTCTGGCGATATTATTAGAAGGGCCCATAGCAATGCCCGCTCTGGCATCTCGGAACAAGCGTTCAATAGGGCCTTTTTTATAGCCGTATCCACCGCTTACATCCAAGGCAATTCTTGTCGCTTTGTTGGCTACTTCTGAAGCATGAACTTTAAATTCAGTCAACGGGAGAGTAAGAACACCTTGTGCTTTTTGTTCAGCTTGTAAAATATCAAGCTGTTCTGCCAAGTCAATTTGCCATGGTTTTGTGCTTTCAATGAGCACTTTTGCTTCGGCAATCTGCTGGCGAATGACTTGATAGTCGCTAAGCTGGTTATTAAAATCACGGTGAATTGTTCGCGTTGCATGGTTAACCGCAAGCTCTAACGCATGTTCCGCTACTCCAAGCCAAGCAGAACCAAGGCCAATTAAATAAATAGGGGAAACGCCGTTTAAGACGATTTCTTTCCCTGTTTCTTCACTGCCTAGAAGATCTTCTTTTGGCACGTGTACATTTTTATAAGAAATCGGACCGCTGTGATTACCGCGAACGCCCAGCGCTTCCCATGGACTTGCAGTAATGCCGTCTGATTTTCCGTCTACAATAAAAAAGCTAATATCCGTAGCGTCTTGTGCTTCAGGACTGCGTGTTTGAACGATATAAAAATCAGCTTGCCCGGCGCTTGTAGTAAATGATTTGTCAGCATTAACTACATAACCTTCGTCATTTCGCTGCGCTTGACTGAAGTTGTACCACCAGTGTCCTCCTGAGGCTTTTTCACTTGTAGAATACGTACCAATTAGCCCTTGATCAATTGGTTTTAACCAGCGTGTCTTTTGATCATCGTTTCCGTACAGCGTAATGGTCTGAATCGCTCCGACATGCATTACGTAAACTAAAGCAGTAGAAGCACAAGCTTTTGCAATTTCTTCAGCTACAATCGCAAAAGCCACGTGATCAAGCTCTAAGCCGCTGTATGCTTTTGGTACAAGAATGTTTCCCCAGCCTGCTTTAATAAGCGCTTCTAAATTTTCTCGTGGAAAAGCGCCTTCTTCATCTGTACGGGCTGCATTAGGCTGAATGACTTCATCTACGAGAGAAGCAATTTTCTCGCGGATGGACGCGTAATAAGCACGCGTAGATTGATTGTATACAGGACGTGCAGAAACTTCGATTGACATAACATACCTCCAAAGATTTTAATGTTCATTGCGATAAACTATTTACAATGCGCCCGCTTTTTCTTTTAGTTCCTGTTCTTTTTGTCTTACAAGCGGAATAATGGTTTCGCCAAACGTCTTAATTTCTTCTTCATAATGTAAAAAGCCTGTCAAAATAATATCCACACCAATTTTTTTCAGTTCAATAATTTGATTGGCGACTTGTTCGACTGTGCCGATAAGCCCAGTTCGGAAGCCATCATTGTACTGAACTAAGTTTTCAAATGAAGAGTTTGCCCACATGCCTTCACCTTGAGGAGAAGCTTTGCCCGCAAATTTTACTTGGCTTTCAAATCCTTCAACGGCTTCTTTATCTGCTTGTAGAACAATTTCTTTTAGCACTTGTTTTGCTTCTTCTTCGGTTTCACGGACAATAACAAACCCGTTTACGCCAAATTGAATATCACGGCCGTTTGCGTGTGCTTTTACATCTTCAATTTGGTTTTTTAAGTTTTCAATCGAATTGCCGTTCATGAAATAGACGTCTGATACCCGGCCTGCCATTTCACGCGCCGCTTTAGAGTTTCCTCCTTGAAATACTTTTGGCGGCTGAAGGGGCTTTGGTTTTAACGGTGCGTCATTTAGTCGGTAAAAGTCCCCTTTGAACGTAGTCGTTTCGTTTTTCCATAGTTCTCGGAGCACGTTAATAAATTCTTCAGAACGGCGGTAGCGCTCATCATGCTCTAGCCATGGTTCACCGTAGCCGTTAAATTCGCCTTTAAACCAGCCGCTTACAACGTTCACAGAGACGCGTCCGCTGCTGATATGATCAATAGTCGAAATGATTTTAGCGAATACGCCCGGATGCCATAACCCCGGAAGAACCGCTGTAATAATGTTGATTGTTTTAGTAGTGGCCACCAAAGCAGAAGCAAGAGTCGCAGCTTCTAGTTGATTTTCAGCTCCGTAGCTTGCAAAAAACCTAGTTTGCAACAGAACATAATCAAAGCCTACTTGCTCAGCAATTTGTGCGTACCGGCTGTTTGCTTCAAAGGACCACTCTGTTTTTTGAGGAATGTTGGAAATGACAAGGCCTCCGCTTACATTCGGAGCCCAATAAGCAAATTGCAAACTCATATGTAACGCCTCCTTAGTTAAGTAATGAAAATAAATAAGCTGGGTAAAGCATTCACCTCCTTATACGCCAAGGGCTCTTATCCTGCTTCAAGTTGAAGAGAAGATAAGAGCCTTCAGTAGCCTGACAGGCAGTATGGATGCTGAATGTACATATAGTTATATCACCGGTTATTCCGATAGTCAAAATGAGTTTTAAGAAATTTAAAAAGAATGAAATTGTAATTAAGTTTAACTAAAGAAGTAAGAGGTACATCCATTTCAACTAAAAACAAACTTGACTTATAGGAATAGTGAGTATACTATTCAGATATGCTAAATAAATGAGAAGTAAACAGCTATTTTCTCTAAATAAATAGCCGTTTAAAAACGATCGACCAGACGACTGGAGATGCTTTGAACAATCAGAGCATCTCTTTTTTTATTTGTAGTAAAAAGGAGGAAGCATACATTGAGTGAAAAAAGAAAGCTAAAGCTAGGAGCAAATATTAAAGGACTTGGAAATACGACGGATGGATGGAGACATCCGGACGTAGAACCTGATGCGAGCATTAATATTGAGTTTTACAAGAAACAAGCGCGTATATTGGAAAAAGGACTGTTCAGCTTTGTCTTTATTGCGGATGGATTAGCGATATCTGAAAAGTCCATTCCTCATTTTTTAAATCGTTTTGAGCCAATTACGCTTTTATCAGCTCTCGCTGCTTCTACGAATCGCATTGGGTTAGTTGGGACAGTTTCAACAAGTTTCAGTGAGCCTTTTACAATCGCTCGTCAGCTGATGTCTCTTGATCATATCAGCGGAGGGCGAGCGGGATGGAACTTAGTTACTTCTCCACAAGAAGGGGCAGCGCGCAATCACAGTAGAGGATATCTTCCTCTTCACAGCGAACGATACGAAATTGCAAAGGAGCATCTCGATGTAGTAAAAGGGCTGTGGGATTCGTGGGAAGATGATGCTTTTACCTATCAAAAAGAAACCGGTCAGTTTTTTGATCCAAAGAAAATGCATACTCTTGGATTTAAAGGCAAGCATTTTCAAGTTCAAGGACCGTTAAATATTGCTCGTTCAAAGCAAGGACATCCAGTTGTGTTTCAAGCTGGTTCATCAGAAAGAGGAAGACAATTCGGAGCGGAAAATGCTGATGCAATTTACACAAATGCAAATACACTAGAAGAAGCACAGGCATTCTATCAAGATATGAAAAATAGAGCAAGAAATCACGGCAGAACCCCTGAAGAACTTCTCATTTTTCCAAGTATTGATTTAATTATAGGAGATAGCGAGGAAGATGTAGAAAGAAGATATCAAGAGCTTGCCGCTTTAATTCCAATTGATCATGCCATTACATATTTAGCTCGTTTTTTTGATGATTATGACTTTCATCAATTTGACGTAGACGCACCGTTTCCAGAGTTAGGAGATATCGGAGCAAATGCGTTTCAAAGCACTACGAATAAAATTAAACAAACGGCGGCTACTCGGAAGTTAACGTTAAGACAAGTGGCCATTGAGTCGATTTTACCTCGTTCACCGTTTTCAGGAACGCCGGAGCACGTAGCTGATGAAATGCAAAAATGGCATGAGCATGAAGCAGCGGATGGATTTGTGCTTCGCCCGTTTATGAGCGATACGTTTCATCAGTTTGTGGAAAAAGTTGTGCCTATCTTGCAAGAGCGAGGACTTTACGATACTTCGTATGAAAGCAGTAAGCTACGCGGAAATTTAAATCTTTCCGTTCCAGCTAATCGATATAGTCAAACAAAGGAGGAGTTAGTTTATGACAGTCAAATCAATCAGTGAATACAGCGTAACAGAAAGCTTAAAGAAGCAAGTAATTGAGTGGAGAAGACATTTTCATCGCTATCCAGAATTATCGTTTCAAGAACACCGAACGGCTCAGTTTGTCGAAGATACGCTTCGTTCGTTTGGAAGCTTTATCATTAAGCGTCCCACACCAACAAGCGTGGTGGCTAGATTAATAGGAAAAGAGCAGGGAAAAGTAGTTGCGATTCGAGCGGATATGGACGCGTTGCCAATTGAAGAAGAAAATACGTTTGCGTTTGCTTCGGGTAACAAAGGCGTGATGCATGCATGCGGACATGACGGTCACACGGCTATTTTGTTAGGAGTAGCCTCTGTTCTTTCTCAGTTAGGAAATGAATTTAAAGGAGAAATTCGCTTGATTTTTCAACACGCAGAAGAACTGTTGCCTGGAGGAGCGCAGGAGCTTGTCAAAAAAGGCGTAATGGAAGATGTGGATTACGTGATTGGCACGCATCTGAATTCTGGTCTTCCGGTTGGAGAAATCGGGGTGCTTGCAGGTCCCATGATGGCTTCACCTGATACGTTTAACATATCGATTAAAGGAAAAGGAGGGCACGCCGCAGCGCCTCATGAAGCAGTTGATGCCATTGTTGTAGGAGCGCAAATTGTTACGAATCTCCAAACAATTGTTTCAAGAACGACTAATCCCATAGATAAATTAGTCGTATCGGTTACACAATTCCACGGAGGAACTACGCACAACGTACTTCCTGATAAAGTGGAGCTTAACGGTACCGTCCGCAGCTTTGACGCAGCGCTGCGAGAAAAAGTTCCGGCACAAATTGACCGAATTGTAAAAGGACTAACCGAAGCTTACGGTGCAGAGTACACTTTTACGTATGAAAAAGGCTATCATCCCGTCATTAATTCTGAAAAAATTACGCGTTTAATTGAAGAAACAGCCATTGAAGTATATGGAAAAGAACGTGTTAAAACGCTGTCTCCTAAAATGGGAGGAGAAGATTTTTCAGCTTACTTGCAGGAAACGGAAGGAGCTTTTTTTAACATCGGAGCGCGAAATGAAGAACAGGGAATTGTATACCCTCATCATCATCCGAAATTTACGGTAGATGAAGCTTCGCTTGAAGTCGGAGTAAATATATTTTTGCGCGTCACAGAAAAGCTATTGGCGCGTTAAAAAAAAGAACAAGAACCAAGCTGGTTCTTGTTCTTTTTTATGAAATCTTACTTCGTATCTTTATAATTCGTCGCAAATCCTGCTGCAATTAAACCAATTAGACCCAGCAATCCCACAATAACGGTTATGACCATTATGCTCACCTCAATCGCTCTTAATAATGCGCTCTCATTTGTTGAACTTTACCATGAGTCTTCATATGAAAGAAGCTTTTCTTTTAAAGGCTCTAGCTTCTTGAATTTTTTATCATAGCTTTGCCGTTTTAACATGTCATTGGTTATTGCCAGTGCATCTTCTTTACGTCCTGCATACAAGTAGGCTTCAATGACTTCGTCGAACCCTTCTGAGTAAGGAAATTTTTCGTATGTTGCTAGTTTAAATGATGCATCGTAGTGTTTCGTTGCTTCTTCATATTGCTTTAGTTTTAAAAGCATACGCCCGTTTGCTAAATGTAAATCAGCTCGTTCTAAATCGGTAAGGGTATGGAGTTGAATCCCTTGGTTGCGTACATCAAGCGCATCTTCATATCGCTTTTTTTCTTCTAGCTCAAACGCTCTCTCATAAAAATGGCCAAACTTCGTTAACGGTCTTTTTGATTTATAGATTTTATAAATGCCGTATAGGACCAAAAGCAGTAACCAAAGCAACTCGTTCAACTCTCTTTCTTCTATTTATGTATAATATTTATAATAAAGTAAATAAAACTCAATTAATAGATTTAATGAAAGAAAGACATTTGGAGGTATACGATGGTCATCAACCAGCGGATTTACCATGTGAAAGGACTTCAGTACATCATTCGCTCAGCTTCCATTAGCGATGCAGATGAATTGTCTTATCTGAGAATTCAACTAGATGGAAAAACGGAATACTTAGATCGTGAACCAGGAGAAGGGTATATGGATAAAGCGGAGTTTGAAAAGCTTATTCAACGTGACACGGAAAGTAAACGAAACTTATTTTTAGTAGCGGTTGTACATAATCGAATTGTCGGATTTTCAAGGTGCGAAGGTAATGAGTTGAAACGATTTGCCCATAAAGTAGAGTTTGGTGTATGCGTCGTAAAAGAATGTTGGGGATATGGCATCGGCAAAGGCTTTTTGCAGCAGTCCATATTGTGGGCAGATGATGTAGGTATGAAGAAAATGACGCTGAATGTGTTAGAAACCAATAAAAAAGCAATTGGTTTATATGAGAAGTTCGGGTTTGAAGTAGAAGGAGTATTAAAAAATGACAAGCTGCTGTCGGACGGCAAGTACTATAACACGGTGGTGATGGGGCGCTTTGCATAGCCTTTTACGAGTACTTATTTTATCTATCTTTAAATAAAAAAACACCTTCAAGCATACTATACTTGAAGGTGTTTTGCGTGTCGTCTGTTTTATTAGAATGATGGTTAGTGATAGACCTCACTTTTTTCACTAAAGCTTTTGTTGCTTTCAAATCCTTGTTCTTCTTCTTTTTCGACATCTGTGCCAATAGGCTCCCACTTAATAAGAACCGTTGCAATCAGTCCAATAATGGGAACGATTGTAAGGACTAGAAACGTCGTATAGATCCCGCCAATTGAAAGTACAACCGGGAATAAGTAAAAACCTAAAATACTGCCGATACGCGTTGTTCCTTGCCCCCAGCCAGAGCCTAGCCCTCGCAGTTCAGTCGGGTAAGAAAGAGTGGCCATTGTCATCCCTTGCGCTCCAGGGCCAAAAGATTGACCAAAAATAAATAAAGCAATACATAAAATAGGCAGCGCAATAAAATGAGTATCGCCTGTAAGCCCCATCAGGACTAAGCTTAAAGAGCAAATGATATAGCCTGTAATTGCAAGCTTTCTTATGCCGACTTGTTCAGTTAGTCGCGATTGTGTAAAGCCACCAATAATCCCAAATAAATTAAAGAAAAGAGTACCGATAATTGCATAAATCATTCCTTTGCCAAAAATAAGTGTGGAAATGGTTGGGATATAGAAGCCCACTGCAAAGTACTGCATACTTTGAGTAGCTGTAATGATGGAAGCTAAAAATGTTCGAGCCCGATACTTCCCTTGGAAAATAGCTTTATAAGACAGTTTTTTTGAACGAGATAAAGGTTCTTCTTTTGTATTTTTAGCTACCGTGACTTGTATGTCATAGGTTTTCTCTAACACCTTGACAGCTTCTTTAAGCGGAAGATGATGAGCGGCCCACATCGGACTTTCATCCATATAGCGGTAGCGCAAAATTAACACGATTAGTGCAGCAACAGCTCCAAATCCTACCGACCAGCGCCAAATGTCTTCATGCTGCCCCAGCAGATAAAAAGGAAGAACAACAAGTCCAGTAACAGTTGCGGCCACGTACCACAGTGGACACCATAAGTTCACGTATTGGCCTTTTTTCTTTAAATTACTGAACTCAGCAATAAAGCTGAGCGCTACCGGAACATCTAACCCTACACCTACGCCCATTAAAAACCGAAAGATAAATAACCAAACTAAATCAGTCGCTAAAGCAGCGCCAAGAGCTGCGAACACCATAAAAAATAAATCAATTAAAAACATTTTGTTGCGGCCGAATTTGTCGGTGTAATATCCTCCTACAGTAGCTCCTAACAAAGCGCCAAAGGCCATAATAGCTGTAAGGCTTCCAAGACCCGCAGGAGAAAGGTTAAATTGTTCCTTTAATTGATCAGCTCCAATCCCGAGACTGGTAAAGTCATAGGCGTCGACAAAAATGCCTCCTAAAGCTACCAAAATGATTTTCCAGCTTTTAGACGTAACTGGATTTGAATTGACAAAGTTGATAATATCTTGACGCGATTGAATCACATGTGTATTACTGCTTCCCATTTCTTAACCTCCAATCTGCATGTAACGAATGTTAAAAAGGACAATCGCCAATAATAGCCGCGCGCTCAGCTTTTCGGCTATGTGGATAATAATCCGATACAGCATAATGCTGTGTTGCACGGTTATCCCAAAAGGCAATTGAATTTGCTTCCCAACGAAACCGTACTTGGTATTCTGGAACATGAGCTTGCCTAAACAAATATTGAAGTAACTGTTCGCCTTCAGAATGTTCTAGACCTACAATATGAGTAGTAAAGGGTGAATTGACAAAAAGCGTTTTACGACCTGTTTCAGGATGAGTACGTACAATAGGATGTTCAACCGCTGGAAACTCTCGTTGAAAAGCCTCAAGTTCATCTGGTTGTAATAAATGAGCAAAAGAAGGAGTGAAATCATGAATAGCCTTCAAATGTTCAATTTGTTTTTTTATGGACTCAGGTAAGTTGTCATATGCTGCAGCCATATCTGCCCAAAGCGTATCGCCGCCCACAGGAGGCACCTCAATCAATCGAAGTACTGAAGCTTTAGCAGGGTTTTCGCGGAATGTGACGTCTGCATGCCAAACATTTTCAGAGCCTCCCTGTTTCTGATTTCTAGAGAATTGTACAATTTCTTTCGCTTGCTTTTGTGAAGCAGGTTTGTAAAAAGGGTGTACTTCAAGATCCCCCCATAGTTTCGCAAAAGCAAGATGCTGTTCGCTTGTAATTGCTTGATTGCGAAAAAAAAGCACTTTCCATTCTAAAAAAGCCCGATTTAATTCTTCTTGCACTTCTTTTGCAAGAGGCTTGGATAAATCTAGACCTTCGATTTCAGCACCGATGATCGGTGTGAGGGGCTTGATGGAAAAGAAAGTATATGGTTTTTCTTCAACACCATTTGGCAACCGTTTTAACAAACGAGGACCTTCTTTTACCTCGCGATTAGGAAACTGAAGAGGCCGTGGATAACTAGAAAGATTATTAGACACTGTGTTCATCTCCTTATGTTTGTTCTCTTATCTTTGAAATGAAAAACTGCCGTAGCTCCATGAACTTTTCGTGATATTGAAAAGTTCCTTCTTCGTAACGTTCCGACTGTAATGGATTTTGCGTATCTAAGATGACTCTTCCGGGCTTTGGGTGCATCACAATGATTCGAGTTGCAAGTTTGAGAGCTTCTTCTACATCATGAGTAATAAAAAAGATGCACTTTTTTGTTTGGTTCCAAATTGTTAATAAATGTTTCTGCATCGCTTCCCGCGTTAGCGCATCAAGAGCACTAAAAGGCTCATCCATTAAAATAACTTTAGGGTCTGTCGCGAGTGTTCGAGCAATGGCTGCTCGCTGCTTCATTCCTCCTGACAACTGATGGGGAAGTTTTTTAGAAGCAGACGTTAGATCAACCAGCTGCAGGTAATTCGCAACAAGCTGTTTACGTTCTTCTTTGGTGACTTTTTGCATCTTCAATCCAAATTCAATGTTTTTTTCAATAGTCAGCCAAGGAAATAGATTAGGATGCTGAAAAACAACGCCAACGCCTGGATTAGGCTTGGTCTGTTCATCTCCATGAATCATGACTGTACCTGTTGTAGGCTGTTGAAAGCCTGCTAGAATATTTAAAAGTGAAGATTTGCCACATCCGGATGGTCCTAATACACAAACAAGCTCATGTTCATATAAAGAGAGATTAATATTTTGTAAGATGAGATGCTCACGTTTTGTTTGAGCATAAGCGAAAGCAACGCTTTTTACATCGACGACTTTGGGCTTATGAACACGTTTAGGTCTTTCTTCAACAGCAACACTAGTTTTCAAATGTATCACTCCTTTTGACCGAGAAAGCATCCCTCGACTGACAGCAAGAGATACTTCCCGCTACTATTTAGAAAAATTGTTTAGCAGTGCTTGTTGATACGTTTTTAAATCGGGAGAAGAAGGAATATCTTTTTGAGCTTCTAGAAAATCTCCTGTATCTTTTAACACATGCGCCAATTTGCCATTAGATTGAAAGTATGCTTTTTGATCTGATTTATTTAGCCAGGTTAGCTGTTGCATCGTTTTTAAGCTTTGTTTTGGTGTTAAGTTCAGTTCTTTAGCCAATAATTCTGCAGATTTTTCTGGATTTTTGTGATAATAATTAACAGATTCATTTAAGATAGAAATATATCCTTTCACAATATTTGGATATTTTCTGGCGAAATCCTTATGAACAATTCCGAATTCTCCTGTAATGCTTCCTTGCTTGGCTACTTCTTTGGATGAAATCAACACATTTCCGTCAGCATGAATTAAATTTGTTTGCAGAGGCTGCCATACATACGCACCGTCAATATCACCGCGATTCCAAGCGGCTAAAATATCGGGAGACTGCATGTCTAATAGTGTGATATTTTCTTTTTTAAGATCAATGTTTTTGTTTTTTAACGCACTTAGTAAGCTGTAGTGGGCCGTTGAACTAAAAGTAGTGGCGATTTTTTTGCCTTTTAAATCATGTAAAGATTTTATTCCCGCATCTTTTTTTACTACTAAGGCCTCGCTTTCGCCGATAATATCATGTAAATAATACACTTTGTAAGGAAGTTTATTAGCCACTCCTATTGCACCAGGAGGTGTTCCAACGAGTCCAAAGTCAATGCTTCCTCCCGAAATGGCATTGTTGATATCCCGGCCTGACTCAAATTTAATCCAATTAATTTGAGTGTCTGGATATTTCTTTTCCAATGAGCCGCGGGCTTTTGCTACCAACTCTCCATTCGGTGAAGCTTGATAGCCTAAACGTATTTCTTTGGGTACATCATTTTCAGAACTAGATGTAGTGCTCGAACAGCCGGAAACGACTACTATAAAGCATAATAATAAACCAAGTATTCCTTTTTTCATCGATGTTCCTCCTAAGTAAGCTCTATTTTCCAACCCATGAAAAGGCTAAGCGTTGGTAAAAGCGAATAATGCTATCGATAAATATAGCGATCAGACCCATGATAATAATGCCCACAAAGACAATATCACTTCGCATATATTTGCTTGCATCAAGTACCATCCAGCCAATTCCTGAAGTAGCTGCAACCATTTCAGCAGCGACTAACGTTGCATATGTGATTCCAATGGACGTGCGCAACCCTGTCACAATGTCAGGCAGAGCAGATGGAAGAATAATGTGAACAAATACGCTAAACTTTGATGCACCTAATGTTAGTGCACCGTTAATTCGGTCCTGCGGCACGCGCTGTACGCTTGCAACTGTTGCGATAAACAGTGGAGCGAAGGCACTTAAAAACAGTAGTGCTACTTTAGATCCTTCATCAATTCCTAACCATAAAACAAGAAGTGCATAGTAAGCTAGGGGAGGAAGCGGGCGGTAAAACTCAATGATCGGATCAAAAATTGCTAATATGTATTTAGAATAGCCGCATACAATTCCCAGTGGAATAGCTGTAAACAAAGCGAGCAGTAAGGCTGTAAATAGCCGGTACAAGCTTGCAGATAAGTGAGTCACAAGAGATGTACCCTTATACCCTTCTACTACTAAACTAATAAATGAATGCCAAACGCTTTGAGGCGTAGGTAGAAAAATCGGATCTACCCATTTAAGTGTACTTAAAAGCGTCCAGAGCAAGAGGACCATAAGTACACTCAAAAAAGATACTCCTTTTACTTTAAATGATTTAGTTGCAAGCCCTGCGTTTTTCACTTTATCCCTCCTTTTAAAGTTTTGCTAAACGAAAAAGACTCTCATCTATTGAAAAGAATGAGAGCCTCCAGTTGTCTGGTCGGTATTTTTAAAATCCTATGTGTTTAGTGAGATTAATTTACCAAAAAATTCATAGAGTTGTCAATAAGAGATACGAACAATCGAAATAAATTCTAAGAATAACATACTCATTGACAATCATAGCATAAACTTTTAATATATAATTAAACAAATTGAATTACTTGGTATTTTGATGCTGTACGAAAAAACGCGCCTACTAGGCAACTGGAGGCCAGACCATTGTGTTGAAACAAATGGACTGGTCTCCTTTTTATATTGAAAGGCTGTTATGGAAGCGATGAATTCTGGAACGGAATAGTTGGTATAGATTTAGCAATGAGCAAAATAGTCGAGTGGATAATAAGTATTTTCTTAATAAGGTTTTTGAGAGCGCAAACATTTTAAGAGGGGGACCCGTATATGACTGCCGACTTTCATTTTCATACAGATGTATTAATTATTGGAGGAGGCCCTGCTGGTGCATGGGCAGCTCTGCAAGCAGTTAAAGAAGGTGCAAAAGCTGTGCTTGTCGATAAAGGATACTGCGGAACGAGCGGAGCAACTGCGCCTTCTGGTACAGGAGTTTGGTATGTAAAGCCTACTTCTGATGAACAGATGACAGCGATGAAAAGCAGGGAAGAGCTGGGGGGATATTTAGCTGAAAGAAGTTGGATGAAACGAGTGCTTGATTGTACGTTTGAACAAGTAAATGAATTAGCTCATTTCGGCTATCCGTTTCCAGTAGATGAAAAAGGGATTTCTCAGCGAACGACGCTTCAAGGGCCTGAATATATGAGGTTAATGCGGCGTCAGCTTCAAAAAGCAGGCGTTCAGATTTTGGACCATAGCCCTGCACTGGAGCTTCTTGCAGATGAACACGGTGTGGCAGGCGCTTGCGGAATCAATAATCAAACGAAAGAAACATGGAGAGCGGATGCTGCTGCAGTT is part of the Priestia aryabhattai genome and encodes:
- a CDS encoding taurine ABC transporter substrate-binding protein; the protein is MKKGILGLLLCFIVVVSGCSSTTSSSENDVPKEIRLGYQASPNGELVAKARGSLEKKYPDTQINWIKFESGRDINNAISGGSIDFGLVGTPPGAIGVANKLPYKVYYLHDIIGESEALVVKKDAGIKSLHDLKGKKIATTFSSTAHYSLLSALKNKNIDLKKENITLLDMQSPDILAAWNRGDIDGAYVWQPLQTNLIHADGNVLISSKEVAKQGSITGEFGIVHKDFARKYPNIVKGYISILNESVNYYHKNPEKSAELLAKELNLTPKQSLKTMQQLTWLNKSDQKAYFQSNGKLAHVLKDTGDFLEAQKDIPSSPDLKTYQQALLNNFSK
- a CDS encoding ABC transporter permease subunit — protein: MKNAGLATKSFKVKGVSFLSVLMVLLLWTLLSTLKWVDPIFLPTPQSVWHSFISLVVEGYKGTSLVTHLSASLYRLFTALLLALFTAIPLGIVCGYSKYILAIFDPIIEFYRPLPPLAYYALLVLWLGIDEGSKVALLFLSAFAPLFIATVASVQRVPQDRINGALTLGASKFSVFVHIILPSALPDIVTGLRTSIGITYATLVAAEMVAATSGIGWMVLDASKYMRSDIVFVGIIIMGLIAIFIDSIIRFYQRLAFSWVGK
- a CDS encoding MFS transporter, whose protein sequence is MGSSNTHVIQSRQDIINFVNSNPVTSKSWKIILVALGGIFVDAYDFTSLGIGADQLKEQFNLSPAGLGSLTAIMAFGALLGATVGGYYTDKFGRNKMFLIDLFFMVFAALGAALATDLVWLFIFRFLMGVGVGLDVPVALSFIAEFSNLKKKGQYVNLWCPLWYVAATVTGLVVLPFYLLGQHEDIWRWSVGFGAVAALIVLILRYRYMDESPMWAAHHLPLKEAVKVLEKTYDIQVTVAKNTKEEPLSRSKKLSYKAIFQGKYRARTFLASIITATQSMQYFAVGFYIPTISTLIFGKGMIYAIIGTLFFNLFGIIGGFTQSRLTEQVGIRKLAITGYIICSLSLVLMGLTGDTHFIALPILCIALFIFGQSFGPGAQGMTMATLSYPTELRGLGSGWGQGTTRIGSILGFYLFPVVLSIGGIYTTFLVLTIVPIIGLIATVLIKWEPIGTDVEKEEEQGFESNKSFSEKSEVYH
- a CDS encoding ABC transporter ATP-binding protein, which encodes MIHLKTSVAVEERPKRVHKPKVVDVKSVAFAYAQTKREHLILQNINLSLYEHELVCVLGPSGCGKSSLLNILAGFQQPTTGTVMIHGDEQTKPNPGVGVVFQHPNLFPWLTIEKNIEFGLKMQKVTKEERKQLVANYLQLVDLTSASKKLPHQLSGGMKQRAAIARTLATDPKVILMDEPFSALDALTREAMQKHLLTIWNQTKKCIFFITHDVEEALKLATRIIVMHPKPGRVILDTQNPLQSERYEEGTFQYHEKFMELRQFFISKIREQT
- a CDS encoding TauD/TfdA dioxygenase family protein, with protein sequence MSNNLSSYPRPLQFPNREVKEGPRLLKRLPNGVEEKPYTFFSIKPLTPIIGAEIEGLDLSKPLAKEVQEELNRAFLEWKVLFFRNQAITSEQHLAFAKLWGDLEVHPFYKPASQKQAKEIVQFSRNQKQGGSENVWHADVTFRENPAKASVLRLIEVPPVGGDTLWADMAAAYDNLPESIKKQIEHLKAIHDFTPSFAHLLQPDELEAFQREFPAVEHPIVRTHPETGRKTLFVNSPFTTHIVGLEHSEGEQLLQYLFRQAHVPEYQVRFRWEANSIAFWDNRATQHYAVSDYYPHSRKAERAAIIGDCPF